One region of Labrus mixtus chromosome 1, fLabMix1.1, whole genome shotgun sequence genomic DNA includes:
- the mis12 gene encoding protein MIS12 homolog translates to MARENREETEMDTSTDKESDSPYPSTLKLYETQFFGFTPQTCMLRVYSAFQDCLYDILPVVEKVCVRQLSRDKPDGSEELLRSRARECSRKLQQFLDERFKQLSKRMETLLLDRCFSVPPNVLLSEDQSHKNYPQHIQEVLRLESNLADLHSAYEAEVCARQALLAELEEQKEVQKQLDGVLMWVRELQAAWVKEGNGSFHESFQMVMESVKRLQEAVREVCHKAPH, encoded by the exons ATGGCGCGGGAAAACCGTGAAGAAACTGAAATGGATACCAGCACAGATAAAGAGTCGGACAGCCCCTATCCGTCGACTTTAAAACTGTACGAGACGCAGTTTTTCGGCTTCACTCCGCAGACATGTATGTTACGAGTATACAGCGCCTTCCAGGATTGTCTGTACGACATTTTACCTGTTGTGgaaaaggtgtgtgtgaggcagcTCAGCAGAGACAAGCCGGACGGGTCCGAGGAACTGCTTCGGTCCCGGGCCAGAGAGTGCAGCCGGAAACTGCAGCAGTTTCTCGATGAAAGGTTCAAGCAGCTGTCGAAGAGGATGGAAACACTGCTGCTCGACCGATGCTTCTCCGTGCCGCCAAATGTCCTGCTGTCCGAGGACCAGTCCCACAAGAACTACCCCCAACACATACAG GAGGTGCTGAGGCTGGAGTCAAACCTTGCTGACCTCCACAGCGCCTACGAAGCAGAGGTCTGTGCCAGACAGGCCCTGCTGGCAGagctggaggagcagaaggaggtGCAGAAGCAGCTGGACGGGGTCTTGATGTGGGTCAGAGAGCTCCAGGCGGCCTGGGTGAAGGAAGGTAACGGCAGCTTCCATGAAAGCTTCCAGATGGTGATGGAGTCCGTTAAAAGACTGCAGGAGGCCGTCAGGGAGGTCTGTCACAAGGCACCTCACTGA